The Athalia rosae chromosome 7, iyAthRosa1.1, whole genome shotgun sequence genome window below encodes:
- the LOC105689211 gene encoding coronin-7 isoform X2 — protein sequence MAWRFKASKYKNAAPVVPKPEACIRDICVGSYQTYGNNIAASAAFMAFNVDHNGSSLAVLPLDDCGRKSKTMPLLHAHTDTVTDMDFSPFHDGILATGSQDCLVKLWHIPEAGIEESIHNPECTFSHRQRRVEAVRWHPTAEHLLTTVSYTNLSLWDVISQQELFSNNEHAEVIQSLSWKQDGTILATSCKDKQVRIIDPRASRCIVNSTQSHQSIKDSRIVWLGDKDRILTTGFDSARLRQVYIRDLRNLSDPVKTLELDCSTGILMPLFDPDTNMLFLAGKGDTTILYMEVTEREPYFVEGIRHSGEQTKGGCLVPKRALNVMQAEVNRLLQLTSNMVIPIMYQVPRKTYRDFHADIYPETAGCVAQNTAVAWIKGHDAPVPKLSLDPAKRAKGEDPITVHTGNLTTLKENHREIQIVQPKSSKTITITSSKDLAHVQFMVQETEKKIDLDIKQYEEIRQNEMENDEAKIQNGSQNVPPKPLPRASRANSISEEDPKPVARPRTTPNPGCVVTPVNPNAVGGYKPRLGPKPFQAKSGSQEFSFDKVFSVPVAPNSESNGHQVEISGSADSNIETDKSPTSENEQVKESENGKSDCSSMEEDANSSDSGYKPKTPSTAERRKLFETKVKDESPENEESGNFERGSGNRNSIAERRRLYESRSVSVTDGNLAEKAMGSPTPLRRRDSFKTKSDVIKEDEVKKIIPVLRQQSMDPRLEKPEPVTTPTPKRTSTVFGRVSKFRHLKGTPGHKSMHIENIRNISRQISGECDGFHANPDRVAVPLSGPGGKIAVLELKKTGRLPDGVMPALVHGATIMDFQWDPFNNQQLAVACDDGMIRLWEIPPAGLEEPTNEPRSVIEAHGDKIYLIKFHPLAANVLASASYDMTVKIWDLTPLESGESAAEKITLTSHTDQIFSLAWSPCGQYLASACKDGKLRIYKPRQGDVPIREGKGPVGTRGARVVWALDGRFLVVMGFDKVSERQIMLFKADNLNSPLNTVGLDVSPAILMPYYDEDSSTLFLTGRGDSTIYAFEVTEEAPYCCPLSHHRCASLHQGLSFLPKNHCDVTIVEFASALRLTNNTIEPLSFTVPRIKSELFQDDLFPPTRVTWSPTLSAHEWFSGANKQAPRISLKPPGMDSLTESQGQGIVTAPVSAKQSTANTITTPFIGATQPFNRLGWNPDLAGQTKAKQEEDE from the exons ATGGCTTGGCGATTCAAAGCATCCAAGTACAAAAATGCTGCGCCTGTTGTGCCTAAGCCAGAGGCGTGTATTAGAGATATTTGTGTTGGATCGTATCAGACCTATGGGAACAATATTGCAGCCTCTGCTGCCTTTATGGCCTTCAATGTCGACCATAATG GGTCTAGTCTTGCGGTACTGCCCTTGGACGACTGTGGGAGAAAGAGTAAGACCATGCCTCTACTTCATGCGCATACCGACACTGTAACAGACATGGATTTCTCTCCATTTCACGATGGTATACTTGCCACTGGGTCACAAGACTGTCTG GTAAAACTATGGCACATTCCCGAAGCAGGTATCGAAGAATCTATTCATAATCCCGAATGCACATTTTCGCATAGGCAAAGAAGAGTTGAGGCTGTACGGTGGCATCCGACTGCGGAGCATCTTCTCACCACTGTATCTTACACAAACCTTTCGCTCTGGGATGTCATATCTCAGCAAGAATTGTTTT CCAACAACGAACACGCTGAAGTTATCCAATCCTTGAGCTGGAAACAAGACGGAACAATCTTAGCTACTTCCTGTAAAGATAAACAAGTCAGAATCATCGATCCGCGTGCCTCCCGTTGCATCGTTAACAGTACCCAAAGTCATCAGAGTATTAAGGACTCAAGAATTGTTTGGCTGGGTGACAAAGACAGAATATTAACCACAGGATTCGATTCTGCAAGATTGAGACAAGTCTACATCAGAGATTTACGGAACCTCAGCGACCCCGTTAAAACGCTCGAACTCGACTGCAGCACAGG AATCCTGATGCCTTTGTTCGATCCTGACACAAACATGCTGTTTCTTGCTGGGAAAGGAGATACAACTATTTTGTACATGGAAGTAACGGAGCGAGAGCCTTATTTCGTCGAAGGAATCAGACACAGTGGAGAACAAACAAAGGGTGGCTGCCTGGTACCTAAAAGAGCACTAAATGTAATGCAAGCCGAAGTCAACAGACTTTTGCAGTTAACATCTAACATGGTTATCCCTATAATGTACCAAGTACCAAGAAAG ACTTACAGAGACTTTCACGCCGACATTTATCCTGAGACCGCTGGTTGTGTGGCACAAAACACAGCAGTAGCTTGGATTAAAGGTCATGATGCACCGGTTCCTAAATTGTCACTCGACCCTGCAAAGCGAGCAAAAGGCGAAGACCCTATAACG GTACACACAGGAAACTTAACAACactgaaagaaaatcatcggGAAATACAAATCGTACAGCCGAAGTCGAGCAAGACAATTACCATCACCTCGTCAAAAGATCTTGCACATGTTCAATTTATGGTCcaagaaacagaaaagaaaattgatctagACATCAAGCAATACGAAGAGATAAGACAGAATGAAATGGAGAATGATGAGGCAAAAATACAGAATGGCAGCCAGAATGTTCCTCCAAAACCCCTACCCAGGGCGTCAAGGGCAAACAGTATTTCTGAGGAAGATCCAAAACCGGTTGCCCGACCACGCACAACACCGAATCCTGGATGTGTTGTTACTCCAGTAAATCCCAATGCAGTTGGAGGATATAAG cCACGACTAGGGCCCAAGCCGTTTCAAGCAAAATCTGGAAGCCAGGAATTCTCCTTTGACAAAGTATTCTCTGTACCGGTGGCTCCAAATTCTGAGAGCAATGGCCATCAAGTCGAAATCAGTGGTTCAGCGGATAGCAACATTGAGACCGACAAGTCTCCAACTTCAGAAAATGAGCAAGTCAAAGAGTCtgagaatggaaaaagtgaCTGCAGTTCCATGGAAGAAGATGCCAACTCAAGCGACTCAGGGTATAAACCAAAGACACCAAGTACAGCCGAGCGACGTAAATTATTTGAGACAAAAGTTAAAGATGAGTCTCCCGAAAACGAGGAATCAGGAAACTTTGAACGTGGTAGTGGAAACAGAAATTCTATAgcagaaagaagaagattGTACGAAAGTCGCTCCGTTTCTGTCACTGATGGAAACTTGGCGGAAAAAGCAATGGGATCACCAACACCGCTGAGACGACGTGATTCGTTCAAGACAAAGAGTGATGTTATCAAAGAAGATGAGGTCAAAAAGATTATTCCAGTCTTGCGACAGCAAAGCATGGATCCTCGACTAGAAAAGCCAGAGCCAGTGACTACACCAACTCCTAAAAGAACATCGACTGTGTTTG GTCGAGTTTCTAAGTTCAGACACCTCAAAGGAACCCCTGGACACAAATCAATGCACATTGAGAACATAAGAAACATTAGCCGGCAAATTTCTGGAGAATGCGATGGTTTTCATG CAAATCCCGATCGAGTCGCAGTTCCCCTGAGTGGCCCAGGAGGAAAAATAGCGGTGCTGGAGCTGAAAAAAACTGGGCGACTTCCAGATGGAGTTATGCCAGCACTTGTTCATGGGGCAACAATTATGGACTTTCAGTGGGATCCATTCAACAATCAGCAACTTGCTGTCG CCTGTGACGATGGGATGATAAGACTATGGGAGATTCCACCAGCTGGGCTTGAAGAACCCACCAATGAGCCTCGCTCTGTGATTGAAGCTCACGGagacaaaatatatttaatcaaATTCCATCCACTTGCTGCCAATGTTCTTGCATCCGCCTCCTATGACATGACCGTaaaaatttgggatctcaCCCCACTGGAATCTGGTGAGTCTGCAGCTGAAAAAATAACTCTGACTAGCCACACGGATCAGATATTTAGCCTGGCTTGGTCCCCGTGTGGACAATATTTGGCAAGTGCTTGCAAAGATGGAAAGTTACGTATTTACAAACCAAGACAAGGAGATGTCCCAAttagagaaggaaaaggaccAGTTGGAACAAGGGGAGCTAGAGTTGTGTGGGCACTTGATGGAAGATTTTTAGTTGTGATGGGCTTTGACAA GGTTTCTGAGCGTCAGATTATGTTATTCAAAGCGGACAATCTCAATTCACCCTTAAATACAGTAGGTCTTGATGTATCACCTGCCATATTGATGCCATATTACGACGAAGACAGTTCTACGCTCTTCCTCACTGGTCga GGAGACTCAACGATATACGCTTTCGAAGTGACGGAAGAAGCCCCCTACTGCTGTCCACTGAGTCACCATCGCTGTGCTAGTTTACATCAAGGTTTGTCTTTCCTTCCCAAGAATCACTGCGATGTTACCATTGTTGAGTTTGCCTCTGCCCTGAGATTAACCAACAACACGATCGAACCTCTGAGTTTCACAGTGCCACGTATAAAG AGCGAGCTATTCCAAGACGATTTATTCCCACCTACGAGGGTGACGTGGAGCCCAACACTCAGCGCGCACGAATGGTTCAGTGGGGCTAATAAACAAGCGCCCAGAATCAGTCTAAAACCTCCTGGAATGGACAGCT TAACTGAAAGTCAAGGACAAGGGATTGTGACTGCTCCGGTATCTGCTAAGCAGTCTACTGCCAACACGATCACGACACCGTTTATAGGAGCAACCCAACCATTCAACAGACTAGGATGGAATCCAGATCTGGCGGGCCAAACTAAGGCGAAACAAGAAGAG GATGAGTGA
- the LOC105689211 gene encoding coronin-7 isoform X3 yields the protein MAWRFKASKYKNAAPVVPKPEACIRDICVGSYQTYGNNIAASAAFMAFNVDHNGSSLAVLPLDDCGRKSKTMPLLHAHTDTVTDMDFSPFHDGILATGSQDCLVKLWHIPEAGIEESIHNPECTFSHRQRRVEAVRWHPTAEHLLTTVSYTNLSLWDVISQQELFSNNEHAEVIQSLSWKQDGTILATSCKDKQVRIIDPRASRCIVNSTQSHQSIKDSRIVWLGDKDRILTTGFDSARLRQVYIRDLRNLSDPVKTLELDCSTGILMPLFDPDTNMLFLAGKGDTTILYMEVTEREPYFVEGIRHSGEQTKGGCLVPKRALNVMQAEVNRLLQLTSNMVIPIMYQVPRKTYRDFHADIYPETAGCVAQNTAVAWIKGHDAPVPKLSLDPAKRAKGEDPITPRLGPKPFQAKSGSQEFSFDKVFSVPVAPNSESNGHQVEISGSADSNIETDKSPTSENEQVKESENGKSDCSSMEEDANSSDSGYKPKTPSTAERRKLFETKVKDESPENEESGNFERGSGNRNSIAERRRLYESRSVSVTDGNLAEKAMGSPTPLRRRDSFKTKSDVIKEDEVKKIIPVLRQQSMDPRLEKPEPVTTPTPKRTSTVFGRVSKFRHLKGTPGHKSMHIENIRNISRQISGECDGFHANPDRVAVPLSGPGGKIAVLELKKTGRLPDGVMPALVHGATIMDFQWDPFNNQQLAVACDDGMIRLWEIPPAGLEEPTNEPRSVIEAHGDKIYLIKFHPLAANVLASASYDMTVKIWDLTPLESGESAAEKITLTSHTDQIFSLAWSPCGQYLASACKDGKLRIYKPRQGDVPIREGKGPVGTRGARVVWALDGRFLVVMGFDKVSERQIMLFKADNLNSPLNTVGLDVSPAILMPYYDEDSSTLFLTGRGDSTIYAFEVTEEAPYCCPLSHHRCASLHQGLSFLPKNHCDVTIVEFASALRLTNNTIEPLSFTVPRIKSELFQDDLFPPTRVTWSPTLSAHEWFSGANKQAPRISLKPPGMDSLTESQGQGIVTAPVSAKQSTANTITTPFIGATQPFNRLGWNPDLAGQTKAKQEEIQKSVSNIMGDTVHGSLEQDHMEGVDEREWDE from the exons ATGGCTTGGCGATTCAAAGCATCCAAGTACAAAAATGCTGCGCCTGTTGTGCCTAAGCCAGAGGCGTGTATTAGAGATATTTGTGTTGGATCGTATCAGACCTATGGGAACAATATTGCAGCCTCTGCTGCCTTTATGGCCTTCAATGTCGACCATAATG GGTCTAGTCTTGCGGTACTGCCCTTGGACGACTGTGGGAGAAAGAGTAAGACCATGCCTCTACTTCATGCGCATACCGACACTGTAACAGACATGGATTTCTCTCCATTTCACGATGGTATACTTGCCACTGGGTCACAAGACTGTCTG GTAAAACTATGGCACATTCCCGAAGCAGGTATCGAAGAATCTATTCATAATCCCGAATGCACATTTTCGCATAGGCAAAGAAGAGTTGAGGCTGTACGGTGGCATCCGACTGCGGAGCATCTTCTCACCACTGTATCTTACACAAACCTTTCGCTCTGGGATGTCATATCTCAGCAAGAATTGTTTT CCAACAACGAACACGCTGAAGTTATCCAATCCTTGAGCTGGAAACAAGACGGAACAATCTTAGCTACTTCCTGTAAAGATAAACAAGTCAGAATCATCGATCCGCGTGCCTCCCGTTGCATCGTTAACAGTACCCAAAGTCATCAGAGTATTAAGGACTCAAGAATTGTTTGGCTGGGTGACAAAGACAGAATATTAACCACAGGATTCGATTCTGCAAGATTGAGACAAGTCTACATCAGAGATTTACGGAACCTCAGCGACCCCGTTAAAACGCTCGAACTCGACTGCAGCACAGG AATCCTGATGCCTTTGTTCGATCCTGACACAAACATGCTGTTTCTTGCTGGGAAAGGAGATACAACTATTTTGTACATGGAAGTAACGGAGCGAGAGCCTTATTTCGTCGAAGGAATCAGACACAGTGGAGAACAAACAAAGGGTGGCTGCCTGGTACCTAAAAGAGCACTAAATGTAATGCAAGCCGAAGTCAACAGACTTTTGCAGTTAACATCTAACATGGTTATCCCTATAATGTACCAAGTACCAAGAAAG ACTTACAGAGACTTTCACGCCGACATTTATCCTGAGACCGCTGGTTGTGTGGCACAAAACACAGCAGTAGCTTGGATTAAAGGTCATGATGCACCGGTTCCTAAATTGTCACTCGACCCTGCAAAGCGAGCAAAAGGCGAAGACCCTATAACG cCACGACTAGGGCCCAAGCCGTTTCAAGCAAAATCTGGAAGCCAGGAATTCTCCTTTGACAAAGTATTCTCTGTACCGGTGGCTCCAAATTCTGAGAGCAATGGCCATCAAGTCGAAATCAGTGGTTCAGCGGATAGCAACATTGAGACCGACAAGTCTCCAACTTCAGAAAATGAGCAAGTCAAAGAGTCtgagaatggaaaaagtgaCTGCAGTTCCATGGAAGAAGATGCCAACTCAAGCGACTCAGGGTATAAACCAAAGACACCAAGTACAGCCGAGCGACGTAAATTATTTGAGACAAAAGTTAAAGATGAGTCTCCCGAAAACGAGGAATCAGGAAACTTTGAACGTGGTAGTGGAAACAGAAATTCTATAgcagaaagaagaagattGTACGAAAGTCGCTCCGTTTCTGTCACTGATGGAAACTTGGCGGAAAAAGCAATGGGATCACCAACACCGCTGAGACGACGTGATTCGTTCAAGACAAAGAGTGATGTTATCAAAGAAGATGAGGTCAAAAAGATTATTCCAGTCTTGCGACAGCAAAGCATGGATCCTCGACTAGAAAAGCCAGAGCCAGTGACTACACCAACTCCTAAAAGAACATCGACTGTGTTTG GTCGAGTTTCTAAGTTCAGACACCTCAAAGGAACCCCTGGACACAAATCAATGCACATTGAGAACATAAGAAACATTAGCCGGCAAATTTCTGGAGAATGCGATGGTTTTCATG CAAATCCCGATCGAGTCGCAGTTCCCCTGAGTGGCCCAGGAGGAAAAATAGCGGTGCTGGAGCTGAAAAAAACTGGGCGACTTCCAGATGGAGTTATGCCAGCACTTGTTCATGGGGCAACAATTATGGACTTTCAGTGGGATCCATTCAACAATCAGCAACTTGCTGTCG CCTGTGACGATGGGATGATAAGACTATGGGAGATTCCACCAGCTGGGCTTGAAGAACCCACCAATGAGCCTCGCTCTGTGATTGAAGCTCACGGagacaaaatatatttaatcaaATTCCATCCACTTGCTGCCAATGTTCTTGCATCCGCCTCCTATGACATGACCGTaaaaatttgggatctcaCCCCACTGGAATCTGGTGAGTCTGCAGCTGAAAAAATAACTCTGACTAGCCACACGGATCAGATATTTAGCCTGGCTTGGTCCCCGTGTGGACAATATTTGGCAAGTGCTTGCAAAGATGGAAAGTTACGTATTTACAAACCAAGACAAGGAGATGTCCCAAttagagaaggaaaaggaccAGTTGGAACAAGGGGAGCTAGAGTTGTGTGGGCACTTGATGGAAGATTTTTAGTTGTGATGGGCTTTGACAA GGTTTCTGAGCGTCAGATTATGTTATTCAAAGCGGACAATCTCAATTCACCCTTAAATACAGTAGGTCTTGATGTATCACCTGCCATATTGATGCCATATTACGACGAAGACAGTTCTACGCTCTTCCTCACTGGTCga GGAGACTCAACGATATACGCTTTCGAAGTGACGGAAGAAGCCCCCTACTGCTGTCCACTGAGTCACCATCGCTGTGCTAGTTTACATCAAGGTTTGTCTTTCCTTCCCAAGAATCACTGCGATGTTACCATTGTTGAGTTTGCCTCTGCCCTGAGATTAACCAACAACACGATCGAACCTCTGAGTTTCACAGTGCCACGTATAAAG AGCGAGCTATTCCAAGACGATTTATTCCCACCTACGAGGGTGACGTGGAGCCCAACACTCAGCGCGCACGAATGGTTCAGTGGGGCTAATAAACAAGCGCCCAGAATCAGTCTAAAACCTCCTGGAATGGACAGCT TAACTGAAAGTCAAGGACAAGGGATTGTGACTGCTCCGGTATCTGCTAAGCAGTCTACTGCCAACACGATCACGACACCGTTTATAGGAGCAACCCAACCATTCAACAGACTAGGATGGAATCCAGATCTGGCGGGCCAAACTAAGGCGAAACAAGAAGAG ATTCAAAAATCAGTGAGCAACATTATGGGGGATACTGTACATGGTTCGTTGGAGCAAGACCACATGGAGGGAGTGGACGAACGCGAATGG GATGAGTGA
- the LOC105689211 gene encoding coronin-7 isoform X1 → MAWRFKASKYKNAAPVVPKPEACIRDICVGSYQTYGNNIAASAAFMAFNVDHNGSSLAVLPLDDCGRKSKTMPLLHAHTDTVTDMDFSPFHDGILATGSQDCLVKLWHIPEAGIEESIHNPECTFSHRQRRVEAVRWHPTAEHLLTTVSYTNLSLWDVISQQELFSNNEHAEVIQSLSWKQDGTILATSCKDKQVRIIDPRASRCIVNSTQSHQSIKDSRIVWLGDKDRILTTGFDSARLRQVYIRDLRNLSDPVKTLELDCSTGILMPLFDPDTNMLFLAGKGDTTILYMEVTEREPYFVEGIRHSGEQTKGGCLVPKRALNVMQAEVNRLLQLTSNMVIPIMYQVPRKTYRDFHADIYPETAGCVAQNTAVAWIKGHDAPVPKLSLDPAKRAKGEDPITVHTGNLTTLKENHREIQIVQPKSSKTITITSSKDLAHVQFMVQETEKKIDLDIKQYEEIRQNEMENDEAKIQNGSQNVPPKPLPRASRANSISEEDPKPVARPRTTPNPGCVVTPVNPNAVGGYKPRLGPKPFQAKSGSQEFSFDKVFSVPVAPNSESNGHQVEISGSADSNIETDKSPTSENEQVKESENGKSDCSSMEEDANSSDSGYKPKTPSTAERRKLFETKVKDESPENEESGNFERGSGNRNSIAERRRLYESRSVSVTDGNLAEKAMGSPTPLRRRDSFKTKSDVIKEDEVKKIIPVLRQQSMDPRLEKPEPVTTPTPKRTSTVFGRVSKFRHLKGTPGHKSMHIENIRNISRQISGECDGFHANPDRVAVPLSGPGGKIAVLELKKTGRLPDGVMPALVHGATIMDFQWDPFNNQQLAVACDDGMIRLWEIPPAGLEEPTNEPRSVIEAHGDKIYLIKFHPLAANVLASASYDMTVKIWDLTPLESGESAAEKITLTSHTDQIFSLAWSPCGQYLASACKDGKLRIYKPRQGDVPIREGKGPVGTRGARVVWALDGRFLVVMGFDKVSERQIMLFKADNLNSPLNTVGLDVSPAILMPYYDEDSSTLFLTGRGDSTIYAFEVTEEAPYCCPLSHHRCASLHQGLSFLPKNHCDVTIVEFASALRLTNNTIEPLSFTVPRIKSELFQDDLFPPTRVTWSPTLSAHEWFSGANKQAPRISLKPPGMDSLTESQGQGIVTAPVSAKQSTANTITTPFIGATQPFNRLGWNPDLAGQTKAKQEEIQKSVSNIMGDTVHGSLEQDHMEGVDEREWDE, encoded by the exons ATGGCTTGGCGATTCAAAGCATCCAAGTACAAAAATGCTGCGCCTGTTGTGCCTAAGCCAGAGGCGTGTATTAGAGATATTTGTGTTGGATCGTATCAGACCTATGGGAACAATATTGCAGCCTCTGCTGCCTTTATGGCCTTCAATGTCGACCATAATG GGTCTAGTCTTGCGGTACTGCCCTTGGACGACTGTGGGAGAAAGAGTAAGACCATGCCTCTACTTCATGCGCATACCGACACTGTAACAGACATGGATTTCTCTCCATTTCACGATGGTATACTTGCCACTGGGTCACAAGACTGTCTG GTAAAACTATGGCACATTCCCGAAGCAGGTATCGAAGAATCTATTCATAATCCCGAATGCACATTTTCGCATAGGCAAAGAAGAGTTGAGGCTGTACGGTGGCATCCGACTGCGGAGCATCTTCTCACCACTGTATCTTACACAAACCTTTCGCTCTGGGATGTCATATCTCAGCAAGAATTGTTTT CCAACAACGAACACGCTGAAGTTATCCAATCCTTGAGCTGGAAACAAGACGGAACAATCTTAGCTACTTCCTGTAAAGATAAACAAGTCAGAATCATCGATCCGCGTGCCTCCCGTTGCATCGTTAACAGTACCCAAAGTCATCAGAGTATTAAGGACTCAAGAATTGTTTGGCTGGGTGACAAAGACAGAATATTAACCACAGGATTCGATTCTGCAAGATTGAGACAAGTCTACATCAGAGATTTACGGAACCTCAGCGACCCCGTTAAAACGCTCGAACTCGACTGCAGCACAGG AATCCTGATGCCTTTGTTCGATCCTGACACAAACATGCTGTTTCTTGCTGGGAAAGGAGATACAACTATTTTGTACATGGAAGTAACGGAGCGAGAGCCTTATTTCGTCGAAGGAATCAGACACAGTGGAGAACAAACAAAGGGTGGCTGCCTGGTACCTAAAAGAGCACTAAATGTAATGCAAGCCGAAGTCAACAGACTTTTGCAGTTAACATCTAACATGGTTATCCCTATAATGTACCAAGTACCAAGAAAG ACTTACAGAGACTTTCACGCCGACATTTATCCTGAGACCGCTGGTTGTGTGGCACAAAACACAGCAGTAGCTTGGATTAAAGGTCATGATGCACCGGTTCCTAAATTGTCACTCGACCCTGCAAAGCGAGCAAAAGGCGAAGACCCTATAACG GTACACACAGGAAACTTAACAACactgaaagaaaatcatcggGAAATACAAATCGTACAGCCGAAGTCGAGCAAGACAATTACCATCACCTCGTCAAAAGATCTTGCACATGTTCAATTTATGGTCcaagaaacagaaaagaaaattgatctagACATCAAGCAATACGAAGAGATAAGACAGAATGAAATGGAGAATGATGAGGCAAAAATACAGAATGGCAGCCAGAATGTTCCTCCAAAACCCCTACCCAGGGCGTCAAGGGCAAACAGTATTTCTGAGGAAGATCCAAAACCGGTTGCCCGACCACGCACAACACCGAATCCTGGATGTGTTGTTACTCCAGTAAATCCCAATGCAGTTGGAGGATATAAG cCACGACTAGGGCCCAAGCCGTTTCAAGCAAAATCTGGAAGCCAGGAATTCTCCTTTGACAAAGTATTCTCTGTACCGGTGGCTCCAAATTCTGAGAGCAATGGCCATCAAGTCGAAATCAGTGGTTCAGCGGATAGCAACATTGAGACCGACAAGTCTCCAACTTCAGAAAATGAGCAAGTCAAAGAGTCtgagaatggaaaaagtgaCTGCAGTTCCATGGAAGAAGATGCCAACTCAAGCGACTCAGGGTATAAACCAAAGACACCAAGTACAGCCGAGCGACGTAAATTATTTGAGACAAAAGTTAAAGATGAGTCTCCCGAAAACGAGGAATCAGGAAACTTTGAACGTGGTAGTGGAAACAGAAATTCTATAgcagaaagaagaagattGTACGAAAGTCGCTCCGTTTCTGTCACTGATGGAAACTTGGCGGAAAAAGCAATGGGATCACCAACACCGCTGAGACGACGTGATTCGTTCAAGACAAAGAGTGATGTTATCAAAGAAGATGAGGTCAAAAAGATTATTCCAGTCTTGCGACAGCAAAGCATGGATCCTCGACTAGAAAAGCCAGAGCCAGTGACTACACCAACTCCTAAAAGAACATCGACTGTGTTTG GTCGAGTTTCTAAGTTCAGACACCTCAAAGGAACCCCTGGACACAAATCAATGCACATTGAGAACATAAGAAACATTAGCCGGCAAATTTCTGGAGAATGCGATGGTTTTCATG CAAATCCCGATCGAGTCGCAGTTCCCCTGAGTGGCCCAGGAGGAAAAATAGCGGTGCTGGAGCTGAAAAAAACTGGGCGACTTCCAGATGGAGTTATGCCAGCACTTGTTCATGGGGCAACAATTATGGACTTTCAGTGGGATCCATTCAACAATCAGCAACTTGCTGTCG CCTGTGACGATGGGATGATAAGACTATGGGAGATTCCACCAGCTGGGCTTGAAGAACCCACCAATGAGCCTCGCTCTGTGATTGAAGCTCACGGagacaaaatatatttaatcaaATTCCATCCACTTGCTGCCAATGTTCTTGCATCCGCCTCCTATGACATGACCGTaaaaatttgggatctcaCCCCACTGGAATCTGGTGAGTCTGCAGCTGAAAAAATAACTCTGACTAGCCACACGGATCAGATATTTAGCCTGGCTTGGTCCCCGTGTGGACAATATTTGGCAAGTGCTTGCAAAGATGGAAAGTTACGTATTTACAAACCAAGACAAGGAGATGTCCCAAttagagaaggaaaaggaccAGTTGGAACAAGGGGAGCTAGAGTTGTGTGGGCACTTGATGGAAGATTTTTAGTTGTGATGGGCTTTGACAA GGTTTCTGAGCGTCAGATTATGTTATTCAAAGCGGACAATCTCAATTCACCCTTAAATACAGTAGGTCTTGATGTATCACCTGCCATATTGATGCCATATTACGACGAAGACAGTTCTACGCTCTTCCTCACTGGTCga GGAGACTCAACGATATACGCTTTCGAAGTGACGGAAGAAGCCCCCTACTGCTGTCCACTGAGTCACCATCGCTGTGCTAGTTTACATCAAGGTTTGTCTTTCCTTCCCAAGAATCACTGCGATGTTACCATTGTTGAGTTTGCCTCTGCCCTGAGATTAACCAACAACACGATCGAACCTCTGAGTTTCACAGTGCCACGTATAAAG AGCGAGCTATTCCAAGACGATTTATTCCCACCTACGAGGGTGACGTGGAGCCCAACACTCAGCGCGCACGAATGGTTCAGTGGGGCTAATAAACAAGCGCCCAGAATCAGTCTAAAACCTCCTGGAATGGACAGCT TAACTGAAAGTCAAGGACAAGGGATTGTGACTGCTCCGGTATCTGCTAAGCAGTCTACTGCCAACACGATCACGACACCGTTTATAGGAGCAACCCAACCATTCAACAGACTAGGATGGAATCCAGATCTGGCGGGCCAAACTAAGGCGAAACAAGAAGAG ATTCAAAAATCAGTGAGCAACATTATGGGGGATACTGTACATGGTTCGTTGGAGCAAGACCACATGGAGGGAGTGGACGAACGCGAATGG GATGAGTGA